A section of the Flavobacterium sp. CG_23.5 genome encodes:
- a CDS encoding saccharopine dehydrogenase family protein codes for MRTILIIGAGRSASSLIQYLLSKSEKENLHLIIGDLSMTLAQKKTNNHPNATPIDLNIFDENQRKEAIQKADIVISMLPAHLHIEVARDCIVYKKSMVTASYVSDAMQELDAAAKENNLIFMNEIGLDPGIDHMSAMKIIDEIGDKGGKMLLFESFCGGLVAPESDTNLWNYKFTWAPRNVVLAGQGGAAKFIQEGAYKYIPYCNLFRRTEFLEVEDYGRFEAYSNRDSLKYRSVYGLDDVLTLYRGTIRRVGFSKAWNMFVQLGMTDDSYVMEDSEHMSYRKFVNSFLPYHPTDSVEIKVRLILKIDQDDIMWDKLVELDLFNSKKIVGLKNATPAQILEKILNDSWTLQPEDKDMIVMYHKFGYELDGVKRQIDSKMVCIGEDQTYTAMAKTVGLPVAMATLLILNGEITTPGVQLPIRKEVYVPILKELEEYGVVFKEQAMPYLGYNPIKNFS; via the coding sequence ATGAGAACAATACTTATCATTGGGGCAGGAAGATCAGCGTCATCGTTGATTCAATATCTTCTAAGTAAATCTGAAAAAGAGAATTTGCACCTTATTATTGGTGACTTATCGATGACATTAGCCCAAAAGAAAACCAATAATCACCCCAATGCGACTCCTATTGACCTAAATATTTTTGATGAAAATCAAAGGAAAGAAGCGATTCAAAAAGCAGATATTGTTATCTCGATGTTGCCTGCGCATTTGCATATTGAGGTTGCCAGAGATTGTATTGTTTATAAAAAGAGCATGGTTACGGCTTCCTATGTGAGTGATGCCATGCAAGAATTAGATGCAGCTGCCAAAGAAAATAATCTTATTTTCATGAATGAGATTGGTTTGGATCCTGGAATAGATCACATGAGCGCCATGAAAATTATTGATGAAATTGGTGATAAAGGCGGGAAAATGCTTTTGTTTGAATCTTTTTGTGGTGGTCTAGTTGCGCCAGAATCTGATACAAATCTTTGGAATTATAAATTTACCTGGGCGCCTCGTAACGTTGTTCTTGCCGGACAAGGCGGTGCTGCCAAGTTTATTCAGGAAGGAGCTTATAAATACATACCGTATTGTAATCTGTTTAGAAGAACTGAATTTCTTGAAGTAGAAGACTATGGTAGATTTGAAGCGTATTCCAATAGAGATTCCTTAAAATACAGAAGTGTTTATGGGTTAGATGATGTTCTTACTTTATATAGAGGTACAATTCGTCGGGTAGGTTTTTCCAAAGCTTGGAATATGTTTGTGCAATTGGGAATGACGGATGACAGTTATGTTATGGAAGATTCCGAGCACATGAGCTATCGTAAATTCGTAAATTCCTTCTTGCCGTATCATCCTACGGATTCCGTTGAAATAAAAGTGCGTTTGATTCTCAAAATAGATCAGGACGACATTATGTGGGATAAATTAGTAGAATTAGATTTATTCAACAGCAAAAAAATTGTGGGACTAAAAAATGCCACTCCGGCACAAATACTGGAAAAAATATTGAATGATAGTTGGACACTACAACCCGAAGATAAAGATATGATAGTGATGTATCATAAATTCGGATATGAATTAGATGGTGTGAAAAGACAAATCGACTCCAAAATGGTCTGTATTGGCGAAGACCAAACGTATACTGCAATGGCAAAAACAGTCGGTTTGCCGGTTGCCATGGCAACATTGCTGATTTTAAATGGTGAGATTACAACCCCAGGCGTACAACTTCCTATTCGTAAAGAAGTGTATGTGCCCATTTTGAAAGAGTTAGAAGAATATGGTGTTGTTTTCAAGGAACAAGCCATGCCATATTTGGGTTATAACCCGATAAAAAATTTTAGTTAA
- a CDS encoding energy transducer TonB: protein MIDFLIKLTITLFVLLAVYYLFLEKEKMHLFNRFYLLFSLVFSFVVPFITIEVIQEIAKSTAVPANIQVLQGSTQIVEETNYLPIALWSLYALVTLILAIRFISNVIKISAKMKSNSPIAYKNAKLILVPEKTLPHTFLNSIFINETDYNNRNIEAELYTHELTHVTQKHTLDILFIEIIKTIFWFNPIFIFYKKAIQLNHEFLADEKVVTSYKNVPFYQSLLLSKANENQPFYLASNLNYLITKKRLLMMTKTTSTTRALVKKGLLIPLLTVLVFSLCTKVVAQEKKVVKAEQTKTQLTGMEKYFENTIFKIKDKNGTIVSEKKFNELTNLEKKNVPPPPPPATSKQDKNLKEAKGPTSVELSIYNKGDDKAYKVQDAKTVSPEKVRTNQSQTVYDIAGLTEKPEFPGGIVEFYKFVGENFQISKEASANKIKGKVYITFIVEKDGSITDTKILRDIGFNTGEEAERVIRLSPKWIPGKMNEEPVRTMYSLPITVQTAK from the coding sequence ATGATAGACTTTCTAATTAAATTAACCATTACCTTATTCGTATTACTGGCAGTGTATTATTTGTTTTTGGAAAAAGAAAAAATGCACCTATTCAACAGGTTTTACTTGTTGTTCAGTCTAGTATTTTCATTTGTAGTTCCGTTCATTACAATAGAAGTGATTCAGGAAATAGCGAAAAGTACAGCTGTTCCTGCAAACATTCAAGTACTACAGGGAAGCACACAAATAGTTGAAGAAACAAACTATTTACCCATAGCATTATGGAGTTTGTATGCTTTAGTAACACTGATTTTGGCAATCCGTTTTATTAGCAACGTCATCAAGATTTCGGCAAAAATGAAGTCGAATTCACCAATTGCTTATAAAAACGCCAAATTGATTTTGGTGCCTGAAAAAACACTGCCGCATACTTTCCTCAACTCTATTTTCATCAACGAAACGGATTATAATAATCGAAATATTGAAGCGGAATTATATACCCATGAATTGACGCATGTTACTCAAAAACACACTTTAGACATTTTGTTTATAGAAATCATCAAAACGATATTTTGGTTCAACCCTATTTTTATTTTTTACAAGAAAGCTATACAGCTCAATCACGAATTTCTTGCTGATGAGAAAGTAGTCACATCCTATAAAAACGTTCCGTTTTACCAATCTTTATTACTATCGAAAGCAAACGAGAACCAACCTTTTTACCTGGCCAGTAATTTGAATTATTTAATAACTAAAAAACGATTACTTATGATGACAAAAACCACCTCCACAACGAGAGCATTAGTAAAGAAGGGACTTCTAATTCCTTTATTGACTGTATTAGTATTTTCACTCTGCACAAAAGTAGTAGCTCAAGAAAAAAAAGTAGTAAAGGCTGAGCAGACGAAGACTCAACTTACCGGAATGGAAAAGTATTTTGAAAATACCATTTTCAAAATCAAGGATAAAAATGGAACAATTGTATCCGAAAAAAAATTCAACGAGCTTACCAATCTAGAGAAAAAAAATGTTCCGCCTCCTCCACCTCCAGCAACAAGTAAGCAGGATAAAAATCTCAAAGAAGCAAAAGGACCAACGTCAGTTGAATTGAGTATTTATAACAAAGGAGATGACAAGGCTTACAAAGTACAGGACGCTAAAACGGTCTCCCCTGAAAAAGTAAGGACTAATCAAAGTCAAACTGTTTACGATATCGCTGGACTAACAGAAAAACCAGAATTTCCGGGCGGGATAGTTGAATTCTATAAATTTGTAGGCGAAAATTTCCAAATTTCTAAAGAAGCGTCAGCTAACAAAATAAAAGGAAAAGTATACATCACTTTCATAGTAGAAAAAGACGGGAGCATAACAGATACAAAAATCTTAAGAGACATTGGCTTTAACACAGGCGAAGAAGCAGAAAGAGTGATACGCTTGAGCCCAAAATGGATTCCCGGTAAAATGAATGAGGAACCAGTTAGAACCATGTATAGTTTACCTATAACCGTTCAAACGGCTAAATAG
- a CDS encoding BlaI/MecI/CopY family transcriptional regulator — MLQLTNSEEQLMEHLWQLEKAFMKDLLEAFPDPKPKTTTVATLLKRMIDKKFVAYNEFGNSREYYPLVKKTDYFSKHVNGLISNFFNNSASQFASFFTTETNLSERELEELRKIIDSEIQKKKK, encoded by the coding sequence ATGCTACAACTAACTAACTCCGAAGAACAACTGATGGAACATCTTTGGCAACTAGAAAAAGCTTTCATGAAGGATTTGCTCGAAGCATTCCCGGATCCAAAACCCAAAACCACAACCGTTGCCACACTTTTAAAAAGAATGATTGACAAAAAATTCGTTGCCTACAATGAATTTGGAAACTCTCGGGAATATTATCCTTTGGTCAAAAAAACGGATTATTTCTCGAAACACGTCAACGGATTGATTAGTAATTTCTTTAATAATTCGGCATCACAATTTGCTTCTTTCTTTACCACCGAAACCAATTTGTCAGAAAGAGAATTGGAAGAACTCAGAAAAATAATAGATAGTGAAATTCAAAAAAAGAAAAAATGA